In a single window of the Streptacidiphilus sp. P02-A3a genome:
- a CDS encoding methylated-DNA--[protein]-cysteine S-methyltransferase produces MTRTHTIIDSPLGALTVVGEDGALTGVYFEGHLRGPAVEALGARRDLGFEEAGRQLGEYFAGRRQVFDLPLAPVGDEFRQRVWRLLLEIPYGETRSYGELARRLGDVALAQAVGAANGRNPLSVIVPCHRVVGADGSLTGYAGGLDRKRFLLALEEPAQVRAGRLF; encoded by the coding sequence GTGACGAGGACCCATACGATCATCGACTCGCCGCTCGGCGCGCTGACCGTGGTCGGCGAGGACGGGGCGTTGACCGGGGTGTACTTCGAGGGACACCTGCGGGGGCCCGCGGTGGAGGCGTTGGGGGCGCGCCGCGACCTCGGGTTCGAGGAGGCCGGGCGCCAGCTCGGCGAGTACTTCGCGGGCCGACGGCAGGTGTTCGACCTGCCGCTGGCCCCGGTCGGCGACGAGTTCCGGCAGCGGGTGTGGCGCCTGCTGCTGGAGATCCCCTACGGGGAGACCCGTTCCTACGGCGAGCTGGCCCGCCGGTTGGGGGACGTCGCGCTCGCCCAGGCGGTCGGCGCGGCCAACGGACGCAACCCGCTGTCGGTGATCGTGCCCTGCCACCGGGTGGTGGGCGCCGACGGCAGCCTGACCGGGTACGCCGGGGGCCTGGACCGCAAGCGGTTCCTGCTGGCCCTGGAGGAGCCGGCCCAGGTCAGGGCGGGCCGGCTGTTCTAG
- a CDS encoding DUF5825 family protein, with product MPETNSATVADTVLVSAWRDYDPVARALPGMALGAIELDGPAADWSRRLWELGARFVSVPGAVSLAPPADAGTARRRLRRLSLVRDLTARAVLVDWELELDPAQPEGWRLLSHLQPPRRLSGVPEAEQALAGWRDGHYLGKCLWRQGPGFVQIRDRRWGHLARFTVDEPHYQLAIEQLAYGAEPAEAPADAVADFTEERLLLHLGPLAWWLPYRVDRWTQEAMAI from the coding sequence ATGCCTGAGACCAATTCCGCCACGGTCGCCGACACCGTGCTGGTGAGCGCCTGGCGCGACTACGACCCGGTCGCGCGGGCGCTGCCCGGCATGGCCCTCGGCGCGATCGAGCTCGACGGACCCGCCGCCGACTGGAGCCGCCGACTGTGGGAGCTGGGCGCGCGGTTCGTCAGCGTGCCCGGCGCCGTCTCGCTGGCCCCGCCCGCCGACGCCGGGACCGCCCGCCGCCGACTGCGGCGGCTGAGCCTGGTCCGGGACCTGACCGCGCGGGCGGTCCTGGTCGACTGGGAGCTGGAACTCGACCCCGCCCAACCGGAGGGCTGGCGGCTGCTCAGCCACCTCCAGCCGCCGCGCCGGCTCAGTGGCGTCCCCGAGGCCGAGCAGGCGCTCGCAGGCTGGCGCGACGGCCACTACCTGGGCAAGTGCCTGTGGCGGCAGGGGCCGGGCTTCGTCCAGATCCGGGACCGGCGCTGGGGGCACCTGGCCCGGTTCACCGTCGACGAGCCGCACTACCAGCTGGCCATCGAGCAGCTGGCCTACGGAGCCGAACCGGCCGAAGCCCCGGCCGACGCGGTGGCGGACTTCACCGAGGAGCGGCTGCTGCTGCACCTCGGTCCACTGGCCTGGTGGCTGCCGTACCGCGTCGACCGGTGGACCCAGGAGGCCATGGCCATCTGA
- a CDS encoding aldo/keto reductase — MKHIKLRDLDVARIGLGAMGMSHAYTGAGTDDTESIRTLHHALELGVTLIDTAEVYGPYTNEELVGRALKGRRDQVVLATKFGMISHSGREGGPDSSPASIRTAVEGSLKRLGTDRIDLYYQHRVDPATPIEETVGALAELVAEGKIRHIGLSEAGPETIRRAHAVHPVTAVQSEYSLFTRDPEARVLPVLRELNIGFVPFSPLGRGFLTGTLRSTEQFDPTDFRNDNPRFQEENFQHNLRLADEVAAIGEQIGATPAQVALAWLLAQGDTIAPIPGTRRVARIEENAAADAVQLTEEQLATLNSLPPAAGDTHNEAQMRMMER, encoded by the coding sequence GTGAAGCACATCAAGCTGCGTGACCTGGACGTCGCCCGGATCGGCCTGGGCGCGATGGGCATGTCCCACGCCTACACCGGTGCCGGAACGGACGACACGGAGTCCATCCGCACCCTCCACCACGCCCTGGAGCTGGGTGTCACCCTCATCGACACCGCCGAGGTGTACGGCCCCTACACCAACGAGGAGCTCGTCGGCCGCGCGCTGAAGGGCCGCCGGGACCAGGTGGTGCTGGCGACGAAGTTCGGGATGATCTCCCACTCGGGCCGCGAGGGCGGCCCGGACAGCAGCCCGGCCAGCATCCGGACCGCCGTCGAGGGCTCGCTCAAGCGGCTGGGCACCGACCGGATCGACCTGTACTACCAGCACCGGGTCGACCCGGCCACGCCGATCGAGGAGACCGTCGGCGCCCTGGCCGAACTGGTCGCCGAGGGCAAGATCCGGCACATCGGCCTGTCCGAGGCCGGGCCGGAGACCATCCGCCGCGCCCACGCCGTGCACCCGGTCACCGCCGTCCAGTCCGAGTACTCGCTGTTCACCCGCGACCCCGAGGCCCGGGTGCTGCCGGTGCTGCGCGAGCTGAACATCGGCTTCGTGCCCTTCTCGCCGCTCGGGCGCGGCTTCCTGACCGGGACGCTCCGCTCCACCGAGCAGTTCGACCCCACCGACTTCCGCAACGACAACCCCCGGTTCCAGGAGGAGAACTTCCAGCACAACCTGCGCCTGGCCGACGAGGTCGCCGCCATCGGCGAGCAGATCGGCGCGACCCCGGCCCAGGTCGCGCTGGCCTGGCTGCTGGCCCAGGGCGACACCATCGCCCCCATCCCCGGCACCCGGCGGGTCGCCCGGATCGAGGAGAACGCCGCCGCCGACGCCGTCCAGCTGACCGAGGAGCAGCTCGCCACGCTCAACAGCCTGCCCCCGGCCGCCGGGGACACCCACAACGAGGCCCAGATGCGGATGATGGAGCGCTGA
- a CDS encoding helix-turn-helix transcriptional regulator: MAAERQHDGGTELGRFLRARRTQLTPAEVGFTPGAGVRRTPGLRREEVAALAGVSIDYYTRLERGKETRPSLAVADALGRALKLDQDESEHLRDLVVRAARHAPDPPVAPSRAVSPQVRLLLENLRPSPAYVTSRTLDLLAHNPGALALYAGIQDWPASRRNLARFLFLHPAAQDLHADWDTQVRACVARLRALAGTDPDAPDLAPLIGELLLKSPDFAKLWDHYQVTRRTHGQRPKTFRHPLVGEITLDFQGMQLEGTPGHRLGVFVTTPGTPEHDAVTLLDMTAPEQDPAKRTARHEGRPSRGHPDSG, translated from the coding sequence ATGGCAGCGGAGCGGCAGCACGACGGCGGTACCGAGCTCGGGCGGTTCCTGCGGGCCCGGCGCACCCAGCTGACCCCGGCCGAGGTCGGCTTCACCCCCGGCGCGGGCGTGCGCCGGACCCCGGGGCTGCGCCGGGAGGAGGTCGCCGCGCTGGCCGGGGTGAGCATCGACTACTACACCCGGCTGGAGCGCGGCAAGGAGACCCGCCCCAGTCTGGCCGTCGCGGACGCGCTCGGGCGCGCGCTGAAGCTGGACCAGGACGAGTCCGAACACCTGCGCGACCTGGTGGTCCGGGCCGCACGCCACGCCCCGGACCCCCCGGTCGCCCCCAGCCGCGCGGTGAGCCCCCAGGTCAGGCTGCTGCTGGAGAACCTGCGCCCGAGCCCGGCCTACGTCACCAGCCGTACGCTGGACCTGCTCGCCCACAACCCGGGCGCGCTCGCCCTGTACGCCGGGATCCAGGACTGGCCCGCCAGCCGGCGCAACCTGGCCCGGTTCCTCTTCCTGCACCCCGCCGCCCAGGACCTCCACGCCGACTGGGACACCCAGGTCCGCGCCTGCGTCGCCCGCCTGCGCGCCCTGGCCGGCACCGATCCCGACGCCCCCGACCTGGCCCCGCTCATCGGCGAACTGCTGCTGAAGAGCCCGGACTTCGCCAAGCTGTGGGACCACTACCAGGTCACCCGGCGGACCCACGGGCAGCGGCCGAAGACCTTCCGCCACCCCCTGGTCGGCGAGATCACCCTCGACTTCCAGGGCATGCAGCTGGAGGGCACCCCCGGTCACCGCCTCGGCGTGTTCGTCACCACGCCCGGTACCCCCGAGCACGACGCGGTCACGCTGCTCGACATGACCGCTCCCGAGCAGGACCCGGCGAAGCGGACCGCCCGGCACGAAGGCCGACCCTCCCGGGGACACCCCGATAGCGGTTAA
- a CDS encoding transglycosylase domain-containing protein, producing the protein MASKSPGGLHKAGLAVRLVGASVLAGGLVAAAFTPLVGVLGLSAKSAAEDFNKLPDELAAPVLAQASTVYDASGGVIAAAYSRDRTVVPLSQIAPIMRNAIVDIEDHRFYQHGAIDLQGTLRALTSNAGSGGVSQGGSTLTQQYVKNVFVEAAGDDQAKVLEAQRQTTGRKIKELRYAIKLEENLTKDQILADYLNITFFGEQAYGVEAAAERYFSVHAAQLTVPQAALLAGLVQSPSAYDPIASPGLALQRRNQVLGAMAAYGTITRAQATTYQATNLGLKASAPQEGCITAVQGEAFFCDYVEHEILQDPEFGPTVAAREQLWSRGGLQIHTTLDPKSQQAANASVTSHAYPGDRPATAITMIQPGTGRVLAMAQSRPYGNGPDQTDLNYNTDRLTGGGSGFPTGSTFKAVTAAAALEQGIPMSYTVNAPYQADYPQMTDCTGAVHPQTPGDQNDSPDLQGKFNMKTAMAMSVNTYFVPLEAKAGLCNVVHMAQRLGLGYQATLDPAHPGQLYPLEQVQSLTLGVNSYTPMQIAAVYAAFAADGRYCKPMPITSVSDNTGHVLSVPTQQCNQAMSPTTAKSVNTLLASVVADGGTASSIGSIGWQDAGKTGTTNNSLQVWFTGYTRQIAASTVVSDTTAPLASLDGAKLGPSYFPVAFGYSMAGPIWAQAMTGAMSGQPQAGLDETPFIDPSASPSPSASPASGSTTSFAKHGGRFGHGHPHRPRPRPPV; encoded by the coding sequence ATGGCATCCAAGTCCCCGGGGGGTCTTCACAAAGCAGGCCTCGCCGTGCGCCTGGTGGGCGCGAGCGTACTGGCCGGCGGCCTCGTGGCCGCCGCGTTCACGCCGCTGGTCGGCGTGCTCGGACTGAGCGCGAAGTCCGCGGCCGAGGACTTCAACAAGCTCCCCGACGAGCTGGCCGCGCCGGTACTGGCCCAGGCCTCGACCGTGTACGACGCCTCCGGCGGGGTCATCGCCGCGGCCTACTCGCGTGACCGCACCGTGGTACCGCTCAGCCAGATCGCGCCGATCATGCGCAACGCGATCGTCGACATCGAGGACCACCGCTTCTACCAGCACGGCGCCATCGACCTGCAGGGCACCCTGCGCGCGCTGACCAGCAACGCCGGATCCGGGGGCGTCAGCCAGGGCGGCTCGACGCTGACCCAGCAGTACGTCAAGAACGTCTTCGTGGAGGCGGCGGGGGACGACCAGGCGAAGGTGCTGGAGGCCCAGCGGCAGACCACCGGGCGCAAGATCAAGGAACTCCGCTACGCGATCAAGCTGGAAGAGAACCTGACCAAGGATCAGATCCTGGCGGACTACCTGAACATCACCTTCTTCGGCGAGCAGGCGTACGGCGTCGAGGCCGCGGCCGAGCGCTACTTCAGCGTCCACGCGGCGCAGTTGACGGTCCCTCAGGCGGCCCTGCTGGCAGGCCTGGTGCAGTCGCCCTCCGCCTACGACCCGATCGCCAGCCCGGGTCTCGCCCTACAGCGCCGCAACCAGGTACTGGGCGCGATGGCGGCGTACGGCACCATCACCCGGGCCCAGGCAACCACCTACCAGGCGACCAACCTGGGGCTGAAGGCCAGCGCGCCGCAGGAGGGCTGCATCACCGCGGTCCAGGGCGAGGCGTTCTTCTGCGACTACGTCGAGCACGAGATCCTGCAGGACCCGGAGTTCGGGCCGACGGTGGCCGCCCGGGAGCAGCTGTGGAGCCGCGGCGGCCTGCAGATCCACACCACGCTGGACCCGAAGAGCCAGCAGGCGGCCAACGCCTCGGTCACCTCGCACGCCTACCCGGGCGACCGCCCGGCCACCGCCATCACCATGATCCAGCCGGGGACCGGCCGGGTGCTGGCCATGGCGCAGAGCCGCCCGTACGGCAACGGCCCCGACCAGACCGACCTCAACTACAACACCGACCGGCTCACCGGCGGCGGCAGCGGCTTCCCGACCGGGTCCACCTTCAAGGCGGTGACCGCGGCGGCCGCGCTGGAGCAGGGCATCCCGATGTCCTACACCGTCAACGCGCCGTACCAGGCGGACTATCCGCAGATGACCGACTGCACCGGCGCGGTGCACCCGCAGACGCCCGGCGACCAGAACGACAGCCCCGACCTCCAGGGGAAGTTCAACATGAAGACCGCCATGGCGATGTCGGTCAACACCTACTTCGTGCCGTTGGAGGCGAAGGCGGGGCTGTGCAACGTGGTCCACATGGCCCAGCGGCTCGGGCTCGGCTACCAGGCCACGCTCGACCCCGCCCATCCGGGCCAGCTGTACCCGCTGGAGCAGGTCCAGTCGCTGACGCTCGGCGTGAACTCGTACACCCCCATGCAGATCGCCGCCGTCTACGCGGCCTTCGCCGCCGACGGCCGGTACTGCAAGCCGATGCCGATCACCTCGGTCAGCGACAACACCGGGCACGTGCTGAGCGTGCCGACGCAGCAGTGCAACCAGGCGATGTCGCCGACCACGGCGAAGTCCGTCAACACCCTGCTCGCCAGTGTGGTCGCGGACGGCGGCACCGCCTCCAGCATCGGCAGCATCGGCTGGCAGGACGCCGGCAAGACCGGTACCACCAACAACAGCCTGCAGGTCTGGTTCACCGGCTACACCAGGCAGATCGCCGCCTCCACCGTGGTCAGCGACACCACCGCGCCGCTGGCCTCGCTCGACGGCGCCAAACTCGGGCCGTCCTACTTCCCGGTCGCCTTCGGCTACTCCATGGCCGGGCCGATCTGGGCGCAGGCGATGACCGGGGCCATGTCCGGGCAGCCGCAGGCGGGCCTGGACGAGACGCCGTTCATCGATCCCTCGGCCTCCCCGTCCCCGTCCGCGAGCCCGGCCAGCGGCTCCACCACCAGCTTCGCCAAGCACGGCGGCAGGTTCGGCCACGGCCACCCGCACCGCCCGCGCCCGCGTCCGCCGGTCTAG
- a CDS encoding bifunctional 2-polyprenyl-6-hydroxyphenol methylase/3-demethylubiquinol 3-O-methyltransferase UbiG encodes MPTNDVPPDIIDYYARSYDEDARLRQQVHGRLEFLRTQELLRRYLPPSPARVLDVGGGTGVHAEWLAADGHRVHLVDPVARHREQAAALGTFTVSDGDARALDAADHGYDVVLLLGPLYHLTRRADRLRALDEARRVVRPGGLVVTAAISRHAALLDLAVQGQVNPGNEARYAQGISDGAYDGSNGFTTAYFHTVAELRQEWADSGLGQPQVFGVEGPLWPTVRHLTASGLPVPAALFDSVLSAARIVERDPDLLAASSHLLAVNSPAPS; translated from the coding sequence ATGCCGACCAATGACGTACCGCCCGACATCATCGACTACTACGCGCGGAGCTACGACGAGGACGCCCGGCTGCGGCAACAGGTCCACGGCCGACTGGAGTTCCTGCGCACCCAGGAACTGCTGCGCCGGTACCTGCCGCCGAGCCCGGCCCGGGTGCTCGACGTCGGCGGCGGCACCGGCGTCCACGCCGAGTGGCTGGCCGCCGACGGGCACCGGGTGCACCTGGTCGACCCGGTCGCCCGGCACCGCGAACAGGCCGCCGCCCTGGGCACGTTCACCGTGTCGGACGGCGACGCCCGGGCGCTCGACGCCGCCGACCACGGGTACGACGTGGTGCTGTTGCTCGGGCCGCTCTACCACCTGACCCGGCGCGCCGACCGGCTCCGCGCCCTGGACGAGGCGCGCCGCGTGGTCCGCCCGGGCGGCCTGGTGGTGACGGCGGCGATCAGCCGCCACGCGGCGCTGCTCGACCTCGCCGTGCAGGGGCAGGTCAACCCGGGGAACGAGGCGCGCTACGCCCAGGGGATCAGCGACGGCGCGTACGACGGCAGCAACGGGTTCACCACCGCCTACTTCCACACCGTGGCCGAACTCCGCCAGGAATGGGCCGACTCGGGCCTGGGGCAGCCGCAGGTGTTCGGCGTCGAGGGCCCGCTCTGGCCCACCGTCAGGCACCTCACCGCGTCCGGACTACCGGTCCCCGCGGCGCTGTTCGACTCGGTGCTGTCCGCCGCCCGGATCGTCGAACGCGACCCCGACCTGTTGGCCGCCAGCTCCCACCTGCTCGCGGTCAACTCCCCGGCGCCGAGCTAG